In the genome of Streptomyces sp. NBC_00190, one region contains:
- a CDS encoding MFS transporter encodes MRKWLPLTAVCLGAFMLLVDVTIVTVALPDMAADMHTGFAGLQWVMDVYALALAALLLGAGSLADRIGRRRVYLAGLVLFAAASLVCGLATGPGELIAFRAVQGIGGAAMFATTMALLSGAYQGRDRGIAFGVWGSVNGAAAAAGPVIGGLLTEHFGWRWIFFINLPVCALAVYVTLKAVAESRDPHAKGLDLPGMATFTTGAGAVTYAVIRGGENGWGSPTTLGLLGLGAAAFAAFVLVELRSSRPMLDLALFRSRTFVAVMAAALLLSGAAFSYLMYVSLWLQSVRGMTPVGAGLALMPMAAAALVVSAVAGRLLHAMPARLTIGGGLLLIGVGALILAWMMDAGDGWAAMVPGLLVTGVGVGAATPALAATAMAAVAPARAGMAGGALNTVRQLGTALGIAVLGAVFHAGLRGGLGEGGRELSEPLASGGAGRLFAEAPAGATREALTALVDAGFASGLRDTFLVSGAMGLAGALAVFLLVRTGPRPAPGAPAAVPVQAAPTDGRFVARR; translated from the coding sequence ATGCGCAAATGGCTGCCGCTGACGGCCGTCTGCCTCGGGGCCTTCATGCTCCTGGTCGACGTCACGATCGTGACCGTCGCCCTGCCCGACATGGCTGCCGACATGCACACGGGTTTCGCCGGACTCCAGTGGGTCATGGACGTCTACGCGCTGGCGCTGGCGGCCCTGCTGCTCGGCGCGGGCTCGCTCGCCGACCGGATCGGCCGCCGCCGCGTCTACCTCGCGGGGCTCGTGCTGTTCGCCGCGGCCTCGCTCGTCTGCGGGCTGGCCACAGGCCCGGGCGAGCTGATCGCCTTCCGCGCGGTCCAGGGCATCGGCGGAGCCGCCATGTTCGCCACCACCATGGCCCTGCTCAGCGGGGCCTACCAGGGCCGCGACCGCGGGATCGCCTTCGGCGTCTGGGGCTCGGTCAACGGCGCCGCCGCCGCGGCCGGCCCCGTCATCGGCGGGCTGCTCACCGAGCACTTCGGCTGGCGCTGGATCTTCTTCATCAACCTGCCCGTCTGCGCGCTCGCCGTGTACGTGACCCTCAAGGCCGTCGCGGAGTCCCGCGATCCGCACGCCAAGGGCCTCGACCTGCCGGGCATGGCCACCTTCACCACGGGCGCCGGGGCCGTCACGTACGCCGTGATCCGCGGCGGCGAGAACGGGTGGGGCTCGCCCACCACGCTGGGCCTGCTCGGCCTCGGCGCCGCCGCCTTCGCCGCCTTCGTCCTCGTCGAACTGCGCAGCTCCCGCCCGATGCTGGACCTCGCGCTCTTCCGCAGCCGCACCTTCGTCGCGGTCATGGCCGCGGCACTGCTGCTGTCGGGCGCCGCTTTCTCGTACCTGATGTACGTCTCCCTCTGGCTGCAGTCCGTCCGGGGGATGACCCCGGTCGGCGCGGGCCTGGCGCTGATGCCGATGGCCGCGGCCGCGCTCGTCGTCTCGGCGGTGGCCGGACGTCTGCTGCACGCCATGCCGGCGCGGCTGACCATCGGCGGCGGACTGCTGCTGATCGGGGTGGGTGCGCTGATCCTGGCCTGGATGATGGACGCGGGTGACGGCTGGGCGGCCATGGTGCCGGGGCTGCTGGTGACCGGCGTGGGAGTGGGCGCCGCGACCCCGGCGCTGGCCGCGACCGCGATGGCCGCCGTGGCCCCGGCCCGGGCGGGCATGGCCGGCGGAGCCCTGAACACCGTGCGGCAGCTGGGCACGGCCCTCGGGATCGCCGTGCTCGGCGCGGTCTTCCACGCCGGGCTGCGCGGCGGGCTGGGTGAGGGCGGCCGGGAGCTGTCGGAGCCGCTGGCCTCCGGCGGCGCCGGGCGGCTGTTCGCCGAGGCCCCGGCGGGAGCGACGCGCGAGGCGCTGACCGCGCTGGTGGACGCGGGCTTCGCGAGCGGGCTCCGCGACACGTTCCTGGTCTCGGGCGCGATGGGACTGGCCGGAGCCCTGGCGGTCTTCCTGCTGGTCCGCACCGGCCCGCGACCGGCTCCGGGCGCCCCGGCGGCGGTCCCGGTTCAGGCGGCGCCGACGGACGGGCGTTTTGTGGCCCGGCGGTAA